In one Roseburia intestinalis L1-82 genomic region, the following are encoded:
- the rpmC gene encoding 50S ribosomal protein L29 has translation MKTSKYLEELKGQSVTDLNAQLVEAKKELFNLRFQNATNQLDNTSRIKEVRKNIARIQTIITEKEKVAQ, from the coding sequence ATGAAAACTAGTAAATATTTAGAAGAATTAAAAGGCCAGTCTGTAACAGACTTAAATGCGCAGTTAGTAGAAGCTAAAAAAGAACTTTTCAATTTGAGATTCCAGAACGCAACGAATCAGCTGGACAACACAAGCAGAATCAAAGAAGTAAGAAAGAATATTGCAAGAATTCAGACAATCATTACTGAGAAAGAAAAAGTTGCGCAGTAG
- the rplP gene encoding 50S ribosomal protein L16: MLMPKRVKHRKQFRGSMSGKATRGNTITYGEYGIISTEPCWIKANQIEAARVAMTRYIKRGGKVWIKIFPEKPITHKPMGVRMGKGKGAPEYWVAVVKPGRVLFEISGVPEDVAKEALRLATHKLPCKCKVVSRADLEGGVSNEN; this comes from the coding sequence ATGTTAATGCCAAAGAGAGTAAAACATCGTAAACAGTTCCGTGGTTCTATGAGCGGAAAGGCAACAAGAGGTAATACGATCACTTATGGTGAGTACGGTATTATTTCAACTGAGCCATGCTGGATCAAAGCAAATCAGATCGAGGCAGCCCGTGTTGCGATGACAAGATATATCAAACGTGGTGGTAAAGTTTGGATCAAAATTTTCCCAGAGAAACCAATTACTCATAAACCTATGGGTGTTCGTATGGGTAAAGGAAAGGGTGCTCCAGAGTACTGGGTAGCCGTTGTGAAACCAGGTCGTGTATTATTTGAAATCTCCGGTGTTCCGGAAGACGTTGCGAAAGAAGCGTTACGTCTTGCTACACACAAATTACCTTGCAAATGTAAAGTAGTTTCACGTGCAGATTTAGAAGGCGGTGTATCAAATGAAAACTAG
- the secY gene encoding preprotein translocase subunit SecY, protein MLETLRNAFKIKDIRNRIIFTFLMLVVIRIGSQLPIPGVNNELFSNWFASQTADGMGFFDAITGGSFYNMSIFALNITPYITSSIIMQLLTIAIPKLEEMQRDGEEGRKKIAEITRYLTVALALIEAIAMAISFKRGQMLQSDGILTIIMVIFTLTAGSAVLMWIGERITEKGVGNGISIVLTINIISRVPNDMGTLYQQFITGKSIPKGILAAVIIIAIIVAMVVFVVFLQGGERRIPVQYSKKIQGRKQVGGQSTYIPLKVNTGGVIPVIFAQSLLQTPVIIASLLGKGNGTGIGSKILKGMSQSNWCNPKEPVYSIGLVVYIVLIIAFAYFYTSITFNPLEIANNMKKAGGFIPGIRPGKPTSDYLNRMLNYIVFIGAVALAFIAFVPIFFNGVFGADVSFGGTSIIIIVGVVIETLKQIESQMRVRYYKGFLND, encoded by the coding sequence ATGCTGGAAACACTCCGTAATGCATTCAAGATTAAAGATATTCGAAACAGAATTATTTTTACATTTCTCATGTTAGTTGTAATCAGGATCGGAAGCCAGCTTCCGATTCCTGGTGTTAACAATGAACTGTTTTCAAACTGGTTTGCAAGTCAGACCGCAGATGGAATGGGATTTTTTGATGCAATTACCGGTGGATCATTCTATAACATGTCAATCTTTGCATTGAACATTACACCGTATATTACTTCATCCATTATTATGCAGCTTCTCACTATCGCAATTCCAAAATTGGAAGAGATGCAGCGTGACGGAGAAGAAGGACGTAAAAAGATTGCAGAGATTACCAGATATCTTACGGTAGCTCTTGCCTTGATCGAGGCGATTGCAATGGCAATCAGCTTTAAGAGAGGTCAGATGCTGCAGAGTGATGGTATTCTTACAATTATTATGGTTATCTTCACATTAACTGCAGGATCAGCAGTATTAATGTGGATCGGTGAACGTATTACAGAAAAAGGTGTTGGAAATGGTATCTCTATCGTACTTACCATTAACATCATCTCCCGTGTTCCAAATGATATGGGTACACTGTATCAGCAGTTCATCACAGGAAAATCCATACCGAAGGGAATTCTTGCGGCAGTGATCATTATTGCAATTATTGTTGCAATGGTCGTATTTGTCGTATTCTTACAGGGCGGTGAGAGAAGAATTCCGGTTCAGTATTCCAAAAAGATTCAGGGAAGAAAACAGGTTGGCGGACAGTCAACATATATCCCATTAAAGGTTAATACCGGCGGCGTTATCCCGGTTATCTTTGCACAGTCTCTGTTGCAGACACCGGTTATCATTGCAAGTCTTCTTGGAAAAGGAAACGGAACCGGTATCGGAAGCAAGATTTTAAAAGGAATGTCCCAGTCAAACTGGTGCAATCCAAAAGAGCCGGTTTATTCCATCGGACTGGTGGTATATATCGTACTCATCATTGCTTTCGCTTACTTCTATACTTCAATTACATTCAATCCATTAGAGATTGCTAATAATATGAAGAAAGCCGGCGGATTTATTCCGGGTATCAGACCTGGTAAACCAACCAGTGATTATCTGAACCGGATGTTAAATTACATCGTATTTATAGGAGCAGTAGCACTTGCATTTATCGCATTTGTTCCAATCTTCTTCAACGGAGTGTTCGGTGCAGATGTATCGTTCGGTGGAACATCTATCATCATTATCGTAGGTGTTGTCATTGAGACATTAAAACAGATCGAATCACAGATGCGTGTTCGTTACTATAAGGGATTTTTAAATGATTAA
- the rplF gene encoding 50S ribosomal protein L6, with protein MSRIGRMPIAVPAGVTVDIAENNHVTVKGPKGTLERTLPSEMDIKLEGDEIIVTRPNDLKKMKSLHGLTRTLINNMVVGVTNGYTKELEVNGVGYRASKAGKVLTLNLGYSHPVEMEDPEGLESKVDGNKIIVSGIDKEKVGQYAAEIRDKRRPEPYKGKGIKYADEVIRRKVGKTGKK; from the coding sequence ATGTCACGTATAGGAAGAATGCCAATCGCAGTTCCGGCTGGTGTTACAGTGGATATTGCAGAAAATAATCATGTGACTGTAAAAGGTCCTAAGGGAACTCTGGAAAGAACCCTTCCATCTGAGATGGACATCAAATTAGAGGGTGACGAGATCATCGTTACAAGACCTAACGATTTGAAAAAAATGAAATCCTTACACGGATTAACAAGAACACTGATCAACAACATGGTTGTTGGTGTTACCAATGGATATACCAAGGAACTCGAGGTTAACGGTGTTGGTTATAGAGCTTCTAAAGCTGGTAAAGTGCTCACACTGAACTTAGGATATTCTCATCCGGTTGAGATGGAAGATCCGGAAGGACTTGAGTCCAAAGTTGATGGAAATAAAATCATTGTATCTGGTATCGATAAAGAAAAAGTTGGCCAATACGCAGCTGAAATCAGAGATAAGAGAAGACCTGAGCCTTACAAAGGAAAAGGTATCAAATATGCTGATGAAGTTATTAGACGTAAAGTTGGTAAGACTGGTAAGAAATAA
- the rplB gene encoding 50S ribosomal protein L2, with protein MGIKTYNPYTPSRRNMTGSDFSEITKTTPEKSLVTSLKKNAGRNNQGKITVRHHGGGNRRKYRVIDFKRNGKDGIPAKVVGIEYDPNRTANIALICYADGEKAYILAPQGLTDGMTVMSGATAEVRVGNCLPLENIPVGTQVHNVELYPGKGGQLVRSAGMSAQLMAKEGKYATLRLPSGEMRMVPLKCRATIGVIGNGDHNLVNIGKAGRKRHMGVRPTVRGSVMNPNDHPHGGGEGRAPIGRPGPCTPWGKPALGLKTRKKNKSSNKLIVRRRDGKALK; from the coding sequence ATGGGAATTAAGACATATAACCCATATACACCTTCCAGAAGAAATATGACTGGCTCTGATTTCTCCGAGATCACAAAAACAACTCCGGAAAAATCTCTGGTAACTTCTTTAAAGAAGAATGCTGGTCGTAACAATCAGGGTAAAATCACTGTAAGACACCATGGTGGTGGAAACAGAAGAAAATACAGAGTTATCGATTTCAAGAGAAACGGTAAAGATGGAATCCCGGCTAAAGTAGTCGGAATCGAGTACGATCCGAACAGAACAGCTAACATCGCTTTAATCTGCTACGCAGATGGTGAGAAAGCTTATATCCTTGCTCCACAGGGATTAACAGACGGAATGACTGTTATGAGTGGTGCAACAGCAGAAGTTCGTGTTGGTAACTGCTTACCGCTTGAGAATATCCCAGTCGGTACTCAGGTACACAACGTTGAGTTATATCCGGGCAAGGGCGGACAGTTAGTTCGTTCCGCTGGTATGAGCGCTCAGTTAATGGCAAAAGAAGGAAAATATGCAACACTTCGTCTTCCTTCAGGCGAGATGCGTATGGTACCTTTAAAATGCCGCGCAACCATCGGTGTTATCGGAAACGGTGACCACAACTTGGTTAACATCGGTAAAGCAGGACGTAAACGTCATATGGGCGTTCGCCCAACAGTCCGCGGTTCTGTTATGAACCCGAATGACCATCCACACGGAGGTGGTGAAGGACGTGCTCCGATCGGACGTCCAGGCCCATGTACTCCTTGGGGTAAACCTGCTCTTGGTCTTAAGACTAGAAAGAAGAATAAATCTTCTAACAAGCTGATCGTAAGACGTAGAGACGGAAAAGCCTTAAAATAA
- the rpsH gene encoding 30S ribosomal protein S8: MTTSDPIADMLTRIRNANTAKHDTVDVPASKMKIAIADILVDEGYIAKYDIVEDGNFKTIRITLKYGADKNEKIITGLKRISKPGLRVYAGKDELPRVLGGLGIAILSTNQGIVTDKEARKLQVGGEVLAFVW, translated from the coding sequence ATGACAACAAGTGATCCAATCGCAGATATGCTTACAAGAATCCGTAATGCAAATACTGCTAAACATGATACAGTTGATGTTCCGGCATCTAAAATGAAAATCGCAATCGCAGATATTCTTGTAGATGAAGGATATATCGCAAAATATGATATCGTTGAAGATGGTAACTTCAAAACAATCCGCATCACATTAAAATATGGTGCAGATAAGAATGAGAAGATCATCACAGGACTTAAGAGAATCTCAAAACCGGGTCTTCGTGTATACGCAGGCAAGGATGAGCTTCCAAGAGTACTTGGCGGTTTAGGAATCGCAATCCTTTCTACCAACCAGGGTATCGTAACTGATAAAGAGGCTAGAAAGCTTCAGGTTGGCGGCGAAGTATTAGCATTCGTATGGTAA
- the rplR gene encoding 50S ribosomal protein L18: protein MVSKKSRTAVRENKHRRMRHHLAGTAMRPRLAVFRSNNHMYAQIIDDTVGNTLVSASTLDKDVKAELEKTNNVEAAAKLGTVIAKKALDKGISTVVFDRGGFIYAGKVKALAEAAREAGLDF from the coding sequence ATGGTTAGTAAGAAATCAAGAACAGCAGTTCGCGAAAACAAACATAGAAGAATGCGTCATCATCTTGCAGGTACAGCGATGAGACCACGTCTGGCTGTTTTCAGAAGTAATAATCATATGTACGCTCAGATTATTGACGATACAGTTGGAAATACACTTGTTTCTGCATCTACACTTGATAAGGATGTAAAAGCAGAGTTAGAGAAGACCAATAACGTCGAAGCAGCAGCTAAGCTTGGTACTGTTATTGCAAAGAAAGCTTTAGACAAGGGTATTTCAACGGTTGTCTTTGATAGAGGCGGCTTTATATATGCAGGTAAGGTAAAGGCATTAGCCGAAGCAGCAAGAGAAGCTGGTTTAGACTTTTAA
- the rpsQ gene encoding 30S ribosomal protein S17, whose translation MEERNLRKTRVGIVVSDKMDKTITVAIQDNVRHPLYNKIVKKTYKLKAHDENNECKIGDKVKVMETRPLSKDKRWRLVEIMERAK comes from the coding sequence GTGGAAGAAAGAAATCTTAGAAAAACACGTGTTGGTATTGTTGTAAGCGACAAGATGGATAAAACAATCACTGTTGCAATCCAGGATAACGTAAGACATCCTCTTTACAACAAGATCGTTAAGAAAACATACAAATTAAAAGCTCATGACGAGAATAACGAATGTAAGATCGGTGATAAAGTAAAAGTTATGGAGACAAGACCATTATCGAAAGATAAGAGATGGAGACTTGTAGAAATCATGGAAAGAGCAAAATAA
- the rplC gene encoding 50S ribosomal protein L3 → MKKAILATKVGMTQIFNADGVLVPVTVLEAGPCSVTQIKTVENDGYSAVQVAYADKKEKVVSKDANGKKEIRNRHGVNKAQMGHFAKAGVSGKRYVREFKFENADEYKLGDVIKADIFAEGDKIDATAISKGKGFQGAIKRLGQHRGPMAHGSKFHRHQGSNGACSSPSRVFKGKGMPGHMGSVKVTTQNLEVVRVDAENNLLLVKGAVPGAKKCMVTIKETVKAGK, encoded by the coding sequence ATGAAGAAAGCGATTTTAGCAACAAAAGTCGGAATGACTCAAATCTTCAACGCAGACGGCGTATTAGTGCCGGTTACTGTATTGGAAGCTGGTCCTTGCTCCGTAACACAGATCAAAACTGTGGAGAACGACGGATACAGCGCAGTTCAGGTTGCATATGCAGACAAGAAAGAAAAAGTTGTCAGCAAAGATGCAAATGGTAAGAAAGAAATCAGAAACAGACATGGCGTAAACAAAGCTCAGATGGGACACTTTGCAAAAGCTGGTGTATCCGGAAAGAGATACGTCAGAGAGTTCAAATTTGAGAACGCAGACGAGTACAAACTTGGAGATGTTATCAAAGCTGATATCTTTGCAGAGGGCGACAAAATCGACGCTACTGCAATTTCCAAAGGTAAAGGTTTCCAGGGCGCTATCAAGAGATTAGGACAGCATAGAGGTCCTATGGCTCATGGTTCTAAATTCCATCGTCATCAGGGTTCCAACGGTGCATGTTCTTCACCGAGCCGTGTATTCAAGGGAAAAGGAATGCCTGGACATATGGGAAGCGTAAAAGTTACAACACAGAATCTTGAAGTTGTAAGAGTTGACGCTGAGAACAACCTGCTCTTAGTAAAAGGTGCTGTACCAGGCGCTAAGAAATGCATGGTAACAATCAAAGAAACTGTAAAAGCAGGTAAATAG
- the rplX gene encoding 50S ribosomal protein L24, whose product MATMKIKKGDMVKVIAGKDKDKEGKVIAVNTKNNTVLVEGINMVTKHAKPSMANQQGGIIHQEGPVDISNVMYLHKGTATRVGFKMDGDKKVRFAKKTGEVID is encoded by the coding sequence ATGGCAACCATGAAAATTAAAAAAGGCGATATGGTCAAAGTGATCGCTGGTAAAGATAAAGACAAAGAAGGCAAAGTTATTGCTGTAAATACAAAGAACAATACCGTTCTGGTAGAGGGTATCAACATGGTGACAAAACATGCAAAACCAAGCATGGCTAATCAGCAGGGTGGTATCATCCATCAGGAGGGACCTGTTGACATTTCAAACGTTATGTATCTTCACAAAGGAACAGCTACCCGCGTAGGTTTCAAGATGGATGGAGATAAAAAAGTACGTTTCGCAAAGAAAACAGGCGAAGTGATCGATTAA
- the rplO gene encoding 50S ribosomal protein L15, translating to MDLSNLQAAAGSAHSDNFRRGRGHGSGNGKTAGKGHKGQKARSGAPRPGFEGGQMPLYRRLPKRGFKCRNSKTIIGINLSALEAFENDSVVSVETLIEAGIVKNPRDGVKILGNGELTKKLTVQANAFSAAAKEKIEALGGKAEVI from the coding sequence ATGGACTTATCCAATTTACAGGCAGCAGCAGGTTCTGCACATAGCGATAATTTCAGAAGAGGACGTGGACACGGTTCAGGAAACGGTAAGACTGCTGGTAAGGGACACAAGGGACAGAAAGCTCGTTCCGGAGCTCCGAGACCAGGTTTTGAAGGTGGTCAGATGCCGTTATACAGAAGATTGCCAAAGAGAGGTTTCAAATGCAGAAACTCTAAGACAATCATCGGAATCAACCTTTCCGCTCTTGAGGCATTTGAGAACGATTCCGTTGTTTCAGTAGAAACATTAATCGAGGCTGGTATCGTTAAGAATCCTAGAGATGGAGTTAAGATTCTGGGTAATGGCGAACTTACTAAGAAACTCACCGTTCAGGCAAATGCATTCAGCGCAGCTGCAAAAGAAAAAATTGAGGCTCTTGGTGGAAAAGCAGAGGTGATCTAA
- the rplV gene encoding 50S ribosomal protein L22: protein MAKGHRSQIKRERNEVKDTRPSAKLSYARVSVQKACFVLDAIRGKDVQTALAIVTYNPRYASSLVKKLLESAIANAENNNGMKAENLYVAECYANKGPTMKRIRPRAQGRAYRIEKRMSHITIVLDEK, encoded by the coding sequence ATGGCTAAGGGACATAGAAGTCAGATTAAAAGAGAGAGAAATGAAGTAAAAGATACCAGACCTTCCGCTAAGTTATCTTACGCAAGAGTGTCTGTTCAGAAAGCTTGTTTCGTGTTAGATGCAATCCGTGGAAAGGATGTTCAGACAGCATTGGCTATCGTAACATACAATCCGAGATATGCTTCAAGCTTAGTAAAGAAATTATTAGAGTCAGCAATCGCAAACGCTGAGAACAACAATGGAATGAAAGCAGAAAACCTTTATGTTGCAGAGTGCTACGCAAATAAAGGACCGACAATGAAGAGAATCAGACCGAGAGCACAGGGTAGAGCTTACAGAATCGAGAAGAGAATGAGCCACATCACAATCGTGCTTGACGAGAAATAA
- the rpmD gene encoding 50S ribosomal protein L30 has translation MADKKLKVTLVKSTIGAVPKNKKTIEALGLNKLYKTVELPDNAATAGALRKVAPYVKVEEI, from the coding sequence ATGGCAGATAAGAAATTAAAAGTAACACTTGTAAAATCTACAATCGGTGCTGTTCCAAAGAACAAAAAAACAATCGAAGCACTTGGACTGAATAAGTTATATAAAACTGTTGAGCTGCCGGATAATGCAGCAACAGCAGGTGCACTTCGTAAAGTAGCACCTTATGTAAAGGTAGAAGAGATCTAA
- the rpsE gene encoding 30S ribosomal protein S5 — protein sequence MKREIIDASQLELNEKVVSIKRVTKVVKGGRNFRFTALVVVGDGNGHVGAGLGKASEIPEAIRKGKEDAMKKLITVKLDEVGSVTHDVTGKHTGASVLLKKSPEGTGIIAGGPARNVCELAGIKNIRTKSLGSNNKQNVVLATINALSQLKSPEEVAKLRGKSVEEIVG from the coding sequence ATGAAACGTGAAATCATTGATGCTAGTCAATTAGAATTAAACGAAAAAGTGGTATCAATTAAACGTGTAACAAAAGTTGTTAAAGGTGGACGTAACTTCCGTTTTACAGCTTTAGTTGTTGTCGGCGACGGCAATGGCCATGTTGGTGCTGGCTTAGGAAAAGCATCCGAGATTCCGGAAGCAATCCGCAAAGGAAAAGAAGATGCTATGAAAAAACTCATTACTGTAAAATTAGATGAGGTTGGCAGTGTTACACATGATGTTACCGGAAAACATACAGGTGCATCTGTATTATTAAAGAAATCTCCAGAAGGTACTGGTATCATCGCCGGTGGTCCTGCTCGTAACGTATGTGAGCTGGCTGGTATTAAAAATATCCGTACAAAATCTCTGGGATCTAACAACAAGCAGAACGTTGTTCTTGCAACAATCAATGCTTTAAGTCAGTTAAAATCCCCGGAAGAAGTTGCAAAACTTCGTGGAAAATCAGTTGAAGAGATTGTAGGTTAA
- the rpsC gene encoding 30S ribosomal protein S3 gives MGQKVNPHGLRVGVIKDWDSKWYAEADFADFLVEDYNIRTCLKKKLYAAGVSKIEIERASDRVKVIIYTAKPGVVIGKGGAEIEKIKGEVQKFTDKKLVVDIKEVKRPDRDAQLVAENIALQLENRVSFRRAMKSCMGRTMKSGAKGIKTSCSGRLGGADMARTEFYSEGTIPLQTLRADIDYGFAEADTTYGKVGVKVWIYKGEVLPTRANKEGGVQ, from the coding sequence ATGGGACAGAAAGTTAATCCACATGGCTTAAGAGTCGGCGTTATCAAAGACTGGGACTCTAAATGGTATGCGGAAGCAGATTTTGCAGATTTCTTAGTAGAAGATTACAATATCAGAACATGTCTGAAAAAGAAATTATATGCAGCAGGTGTTTCTAAGATCGAGATCGAGAGAGCATCTGACCGTGTGAAAGTTATTATCTACACAGCTAAACCGGGTGTAGTAATCGGAAAAGGCGGAGCTGAGATCGAGAAGATCAAAGGCGAAGTTCAGAAATTCACAGATAAGAAATTAGTTGTTGATATCAAAGAAGTTAAAAGACCGGATCGTGATGCTCAGTTAGTAGCTGAGAACATTGCATTACAGTTAGAGAACCGTGTTTCTTTCCGTAGAGCAATGAAATCCTGCATGGGAAGAACCATGAAATCAGGAGCAAAGGGAATCAAAACATCCTGTTCCGGACGTCTTGGCGGTGCTGATATGGCTCGTACAGAGTTCTATTCAGAGGGAACTATTCCGCTTCAGACATTAAGAGCTGATATTGATTATGGATTCGCTGAGGCAGATACAACCTACGGTAAAGTTGGTGTTAAGGTTTGGATCTACAAAGGCGAGGTACTTCCGACAAGAGCTAATAAGGAAGGAGGAGTACAGTAA
- the rplN gene encoding 50S ribosomal protein L14 has protein sequence MVQQESRLKVADNTGARELLVIRVMGGSTRRYANIGDVVVATVKEATPGGVVKKGDVVKAVVVRSVKGARRKDGSYIKFDENAAVIIKDDKTPRGTRIFGPVARELREKQFMKIVSLAPEVL, from the coding sequence ATGGTACAACAGGAAAGTAGACTTAAGGTAGCCGATAACACAGGAGCAAGAGAGTTACTCGTTATTCGTGTTATGGGTGGATCTACTAGAAGATATGCGAATATTGGTGATGTAGTAGTTGCTACGGTCAAAGAGGCAACACCAGGCGGTGTTGTTAAAAAAGGTGATGTCGTAAAAGCTGTAGTTGTTCGTTCAGTAAAAGGCGCACGTCGTAAAGACGGTTCTTATATCAAATTTGATGAAAACGCAGCAGTTATTATTAAAGATGACAAAACTCCAAGAGGAACACGTATTTTTGGACCAGTAGCAAGAGAGCTTCGTGAGAAACAGTTCATGAAAATTGTTTCCTTAGCTCCGGAAGTATTGTAG
- the rplE gene encoding 50S ribosomal protein L5 — protein MSRLKEQYQNEIVDAMIKKFGYKNIMEVPKLDKIVVNMGVGEAKENAKLLEAAIKDMETITGQKAVPTKAKNAIANFKIREGMAIGCKTTLRGEKMYEFMDRLINLALPRVRDFRGVNPNAFDGRGNYALGIKEQLIFPEIEYDKVDKVRGMDIIFVTTAKTDEEARELLTLFNMPFAK, from the coding sequence TTGAGCAGACTTAAAGAACAGTACCAGAATGAGATCGTAGATGCTATGATCAAAAAATTTGGATATAAAAATATCATGGAAGTGCCGAAGCTCGATAAGATCGTTGTAAACATGGGCGTTGGCGAAGCAAAAGAGAACGCAAAATTATTAGAAGCTGCAATCAAAGATATGGAGACAATCACAGGTCAGAAAGCAGTTCCTACAAAAGCTAAAAACGCGATTGCAAACTTCAAGATCAGAGAAGGAATGGCAATCGGTTGTAAGACAACACTGCGTGGCGAGAAGATGTACGAGTTTATGGATCGTTTAATCAACCTTGCATTACCGCGTGTACGTGACTTCAGAGGTGTTAACCCGAATGCATTTGACGGCCGTGGAAACTATGCCCTTGGTATCAAAGAGCAGTTAATCTTCCCGGAGATCGAGTATGATAAAGTTGATAAAGTTCGTGGTATGGATATCATTTTCGTTACCACAGCAAAAACAGACGAAGAAGCTCGTGAGTTATTGACATTGTTCAATATGCCGTTCGCCAAATAA
- a CDS encoding type Z 30S ribosomal protein S14: MAKTSMKVKQQRKPKFSTRAYTRCKICGRPHSVLRKYGICRVCFRELAYKGQIPGVKKASW, encoded by the coding sequence ATGGCTAAAACATCTATGAAAGTAAAACAGCAGCGTAAACCAAAGTTCTCTACCAGAGCTTACACACGTTGCAAAATTTGTGGACGTCCACATTCTGTTTTAAGAAAATACGGAATCTGCAGAGTATGTTTCCGTGAATTAGCATACAAAGGCCAGATACCAGGCGTTAAGAAAGCAAGCTGGTAA
- the rplW gene encoding 50S ribosomal protein L23, with product MANVQYYDVILKPVITEKSMAAMAEKKYTFLVHPEANKTMIKEAVEKMFEGTKVASVNTMNMDGKNKRRGMVYGKTAKTKKAIVQLTEDSKDIEIFAGL from the coding sequence ATGGCAAACGTACAGTATTATGATGTAATCCTCAAACCGGTTATCACCGAGAAATCCATGGCAGCTATGGCTGAGAAGAAATATACTTTCTTAGTTCATCCGGAAGCAAACAAGACCATGATTAAAGAAGCAGTTGAAAAAATGTTCGAAGGCACAAAAGTTGCCAGCGTTAATACCATGAACATGGACGGAAAAAATAAAAGACGTGGAATGGTTTACGGAAAAACTGCTAAGACAAAGAAAGCTATCGTACAGTTAACAGAAGACAGCAAAGACATCGAGATCTTCGCTGGTCTGTAA
- the rplD gene encoding 50S ribosomal protein L4 has protein sequence MANVAVYNMEGKEVGSLELNDAVFGVEVNEHLVHMAVLQQLANNRQGTQKAKTRSEVRGGGRKPWRQKGTGHARQGSTRAPQWTHGGVVFAPVPRDYSFKLNKKEKRAALKSALTSRVNESKFIVVDELKLDSIKTKNFVQVLNNLKVEKALVVLNDMDTNVIKSASNVPTVKTAQTNELNVFDVLKYDTVVVTKDAVKTIEEVYA, from the coding sequence ATGGCTAACGTAGCTGTTTATAATATGGAAGGCAAAGAAGTAGGAAGCCTGGAGTTAAACGATGCTGTTTTCGGAGTAGAAGTTAACGAGCATCTCGTACACATGGCAGTACTTCAGCAGCTTGCAAATAACCGTCAGGGAACTCAGAAAGCAAAAACACGTTCTGAAGTTCGCGGTGGTGGTAGAAAACCATGGAGACAGAAAGGAACCGGTCATGCAAGACAGGGTTCAACAAGAGCTCCACAGTGGACTCATGGTGGAGTTGTATTTGCTCCGGTACCAAGAGACTACTCTTTCAAATTAAACAAAAAAGAGAAGAGAGCAGCATTAAAATCTGCACTCACATCCAGAGTAAATGAGAGCAAGTTCATCGTTGTTGACGAGTTAAAACTTGACTCTATCAAAACAAAGAACTTCGTTCAGGTTCTGAACAACTTAAAAGTTGAGAAAGCATTAGTTGTATTAAACGATATGGATACAAACGTGATCAAATCTGCAAGCAATGTTCCGACTGTTAAAACTGCTCAGACAAACGAGTTAAACGTATTTGATGTATTAAAATATGATACAGTTGTTGTAACAAAAGACGCTGTTAAGACTATCGAGGAGGTGTATGCATAA
- the rpsS gene encoding 30S ribosomal protein S19 encodes MARSLKKGPFADASLLKKVDAMNASGDKSVIKTWSRRSTIFPQFVGHTIAVHDGRKHVPVYVTEDMVGHKLGEFVATRTYRGHGKDEKKSGVR; translated from the coding sequence ATGGCTCGTTCATTAAAAAAAGGACCATTCGCTGATGCAAGCCTGCTGAAAAAAGTAGACGCTATGAATGCATCTGGTGACAAATCTGTTATTAAGACATGGTCACGTCGTTCTACAATCTTCCCTCAGTTCGTTGGTCATACCATCGCTGTTCATGACGGAAGAAAACATGTACCTGTATATGTAACAGAGGATATGGTTGGACATAAACTTGGTGAGTTCGTTGCAACAAGAACTTACAGAGGACATGGAAAAGACGAAAAGAAATCAGGCGTTAGATAA